In Calothrix sp. PCC 7507, one DNA window encodes the following:
- a CDS encoding RNA methyltransferase, translating into MLTSLQNPLVKQIRKLHSTKERQKQGLFLLEGTHLLTEACAVNYPLEAVCCTPQWQADHPLLWQEACSRSDRLEIVSQEVLAAIATTVQPDGVVATAKRGNIQTQVPLTGLVLALETIQDPGNLGTIIRTAAAAGASGLWMSGDSVDLDNPKVLRASAGQWFRLATAVSEDLKATVKHCQQQGMQIVATLPSATSTYWEIDWRKPSLILLGNEGAGLSADLAAMADQHVKIPLSPGVESLNVAIAAALMLYEAQRQITYQ; encoded by the coding sequence GTGCTGACTAGTTTACAAAATCCTTTAGTCAAGCAAATCCGCAAGCTGCACTCTACTAAAGAAAGGCAGAAACAGGGTCTATTTTTATTAGAAGGGACGCATTTGTTGACGGAAGCTTGTGCAGTGAATTACCCCTTAGAAGCAGTGTGTTGTACCCCACAATGGCAAGCAGATCATCCGTTATTATGGCAGGAAGCTTGTAGCCGCAGCGATCGCCTAGAAATTGTCAGCCAAGAAGTTTTAGCAGCGATCGCTACTACAGTACAACCTGATGGCGTAGTCGCAACGGCAAAACGGGGCAATATTCAAACTCAAGTACCTTTGACTGGCTTAGTCCTAGCCCTGGAAACCATCCAAGATCCCGGTAATCTGGGTACAATTATTCGCACAGCAGCGGCGGCTGGTGCGTCGGGTTTATGGATGAGTGGGGATAGTGTAGATTTAGATAATCCTAAAGTTTTGCGTGCATCTGCCGGCCAGTGGTTTCGCCTAGCGACAGCGGTGAGCGAAGATTTAAAAGCTACGGTTAAACATTGTCAGCAGCAAGGAATGCAGATAGTAGCAACCTTACCCAGTGCCACTTCAACTTACTGGGAGATAGACTGGCGAAAACCCAGTTTAATTTTACTAGGGAATGAAGGTGCTGGTTTATCAGCAGATTTGGCAGCAATGGCAGATCAGCATGTGAAAATACCCCTGAGTCCAGGAGTAGAGTCATTAAATGTAGCGATCGCCGCAGCCTTAATGTTATACGAAGCGCAGCGACAAATAACGTATCAGTGA
- a CDS encoding thioesterase family protein, with amino-acid sequence MQQFKTLLRVRHYEMDTLGHVNNAVYQNYLEQAAIEHSEHLGLTLDTYRELGGTFVMRRVEIDYLRPSVAGDTLEVTTWLREIRGTRAFRHYEIRKQYQEDLLVTAEALWVWVEVKTMRPRPIPNLMLEKFLPT; translated from the coding sequence ATGCAACAATTCAAGACTTTATTGCGTGTTCGTCACTATGAAATGGACACTCTTGGACATGTCAATAATGCAGTTTACCAAAACTACTTAGAACAAGCAGCTATTGAACACTCAGAACATCTGGGTTTAACTCTGGATACCTATCGAGAACTGGGTGGTACGTTTGTCATGCGCCGGGTAGAAATTGACTATCTACGCCCATCTGTAGCAGGCGACACCTTGGAAGTTACCACTTGGTTGAGAGAAATTCGCGGTACTCGTGCTTTTCGACATTATGAAATTCGCAAACAATACCAAGAAGATTTGTTAGTTACTGCTGAGGCGCTGTGGGTTTGGGTGGAAGTCAAAACAATGCGTCCAAGACCGATTCCCAATCTGATGTTGGAGAAATTTTTGCCTACATAA
- the gatA gene encoding Asp-tRNA(Asn)/Glu-tRNA(Gln) amidotransferase subunit GatA translates to MASIRELHEQLIKKERSAVEITQEALDRIQALEPKLHSFLHVTAQGALAQARAVDGKIAAGEEIGLLAGIPIGIKDNMCTKGIPTTCGSRILENFVPPYESTVTQKLADAGAIMVGKTNLDEFAMGSSTENSAYQVTANPWDISRVPGGSSGGSAAAVAAAECVVAIGSDTGGSIRQPASFCGVVGLKPTYGLVSRYGLVAYASSLDQIGPFGRTVEDAAILLNAIAGYDPQDSTSLKVEIPNYAASLKPDLKARRKLRIGIIKETFGEGLDSVVEQAVTKAIDQLQALGAEIHIVSCPTFRYGVPSYYIIAPSEASANLARYDGVKYGLRASDADNLLSMYTRTRATGFGTEVKRRIMIGTYALSAGYYDAYYLKAQKVRTLIKQDFEKAFKLVDVLVCPTAPTTAFKAGEKITDPLSMYLNDLMTIPVNLAGLPGISVPCGFDDKGLPIGLQLIGQVLREDQLFQVAHAYEQSTNWHVREPQL, encoded by the coding sequence ATGGCATCCATCCGCGAGCTGCACGAACAGCTGATTAAAAAAGAACGTTCTGCCGTTGAAATCACCCAAGAAGCTTTAGATCGCATTCAAGCGCTAGAGCCAAAATTGCATAGTTTTTTACATGTGACGGCACAAGGGGCGTTAGCACAGGCTCGTGCTGTGGATGGTAAAATCGCTGCTGGGGAAGAAATTGGGCTGCTGGCGGGGATTCCTATTGGTATTAAAGACAACATGTGTACCAAGGGGATTCCGACTACTTGCGGCTCTCGGATTCTAGAAAATTTTGTACCACCTTATGAATCAACGGTGACACAAAAACTGGCAGATGCTGGAGCCATCATGGTAGGCAAAACCAATTTAGATGAGTTTGCTATGGGTAGTTCCACAGAAAACTCTGCTTACCAAGTCACCGCTAATCCCTGGGATATCTCTAGGGTTCCGGGGGGTTCTTCTGGGGGTTCTGCGGCGGCGGTGGCGGCGGCTGAATGTGTGGTTGCTATTGGTTCTGATACTGGTGGTTCGATTCGTCAACCTGCTTCTTTCTGTGGGGTGGTGGGGTTAAAACCAACTTATGGACTGGTTTCCCGCTATGGTTTGGTGGCTTATGCTTCATCTTTGGATCAGATTGGCCCATTTGGACGCACAGTAGAAGATGCTGCAATATTATTAAATGCGATCGCAGGTTATGATCCTCAAGACTCCACTAGCCTCAAAGTAGAAATTCCCAATTACGCCGCCAGTTTAAAACCAGACCTCAAAGCCAGAAGAAAGCTGAGAATCGGTATCATCAAAGAAACCTTTGGTGAAGGCTTGGATTCCGTGGTAGAACAAGCCGTTACCAAAGCGATTGATCAACTTCAAGCTTTGGGCGCAGAAATTCATATAGTTTCTTGTCCCACTTTCCGCTATGGCGTGCCTAGCTACTACATTATTGCCCCATCGGAAGCATCAGCTAACCTCGCTCGTTACGATGGTGTTAAGTACGGTTTACGCGCTTCTGACGCTGATAATCTGCTATCAATGTACACTCGTACCCGTGCCACTGGTTTTGGTACAGAAGTCAAGCGGCGGATCATGATTGGTACTTACGCCCTTTCTGCTGGTTATTACGATGCTTACTACCTCAAAGCACAAAAAGTCCGCACCCTAATTAAGCAAGACTTTGAAAAAGCTTTTAAGCTAGTTGATGTCTTAGTTTGTCCCACCGCTCCCACTACAGCATTCAAAGCCGGGGAAAAAATAACTGATCCCTTGAGTATGTACTTAAATGACTTGATGACTATTCCTGTCAATCTTGCAGGTTTACCGGGTATAAGTGTTCCTTGTGGCTTTGATGACAAGGGATTACCGATTGGATTGCAGCTAATTGGTCAAGTGCTGCGAGAAGATCAATTATTTCAAGTGGCTCATGCTTATGAGCAATCCACTAATTGGCATGTGCGTGAGCCGCAACTATAG
- a CDS encoding trans-splicing intein-formed DNA polymerase III subunit alpha C-terminal partner DnaE-C, whose translation MVKVITRKYIGKENVYDIGVELDHNFAIRNGLVASNCFNKSHSTAYGYVTYQTAYLKANYPLEYMAALLTANSGDTDKVQKYINNCTNMGIQIDPPDINRSGLDFTPAAGKILFGFSAVRNVGQNAIACILEARNEGEGFKSLGDFCDRIDLRAVNRRTLESLISCGAFDKIESNRQQLMNDLPLVYDWAQSRAKDKASGQGSIFDLLGGGFSTPNGKTTSNAFEIAPKSQPVADFPPQEKLRLEKELLGFYVSDHPLKSLRQIAPLLTPINLSQLSEQREDTKLCAVIMLNGVKKVLTKKGDSMAILQIEDLTTQLEAVVFPKTYERISSLLQVDARLIIWGKVDRRDEKNQFIVEDAEPVETVQMVMVELNPQQAGDIQELQRLKTILQEQSGDKEKAKMPVIGIVQTENSRKLVRLGWQFCVQDSRITVQALQNARFIAHVKPLTGS comes from the coding sequence ATGGTGAAAGTAATTACGCGCAAATATATAGGTAAAGAAAATGTCTATGACATTGGGGTTGAGCTAGATCATAACTTTGCTATTAGAAATGGTTTAGTTGCGTCTAATTGTTTCAATAAATCCCATTCAACTGCTTATGGTTATGTGACCTATCAAACTGCATATTTAAAAGCTAATTATCCGCTAGAGTATATGGCGGCGCTGTTGACAGCTAACAGTGGCGACACAGATAAGGTGCAGAAATATATTAACAACTGCACCAATATGGGTATTCAGATTGATCCGCCGGATATTAACCGCTCTGGTTTGGATTTTACACCAGCGGCGGGAAAAATTTTATTTGGATTTTCTGCAGTGCGGAATGTGGGACAAAATGCGATCGCCTGTATTTTAGAAGCGAGAAACGAGGGAGAGGGGTTTAAATCTCTAGGGGATTTTTGCGATCGCATCGATTTGCGTGCCGTTAACCGCAGGACTTTAGAGTCGTTGATTTCTTGTGGAGCCTTTGACAAAATCGAATCTAATCGCCAGCAGTTAATGAATGACCTACCACTAGTATATGATTGGGCACAGTCTCGCGCCAAAGATAAAGCTAGCGGTCAAGGAAGTATTTTTGATCTATTAGGCGGTGGCTTCTCTACTCCTAATGGCAAAACCACAAGTAATGCTTTTGAAATTGCTCCCAAATCCCAACCTGTTGCTGATTTTCCACCCCAGGAAAAATTACGTCTAGAAAAAGAACTTTTGGGTTTTTATGTATCAGATCATCCACTAAAATCTTTAAGACAAATAGCACCACTACTGACGCCAATTAACCTTTCGCAACTTAGCGAACAAAGAGAAGACACAAAGCTTTGTGCAGTTATTATGCTCAATGGCGTGAAAAAAGTCTTGACTAAAAAAGGCGACTCAATGGCAATTTTACAAATAGAAGATTTAACTACACAATTAGAGGCTGTAGTCTTTCCAAAAACTTATGAACGTATTAGTTCACTACTTCAAGTTGATGCTAGGTTGATTATTTGGGGTAAAGTAGACCGGCGTGATGAAAAAAATCAATTTATTGTTGAAGATGCAGAACCAGTAGAAACAGTACAAATGGTGATGGTAGAACTGAATCCCCAGCAAGCAGGCGATATTCAAGAACTACAGCGCTTAAAAACAATTTTACAAGAGCAGTCAGGGGATAAAGAAAAGGCAAAAATGCCAGTGATCGGAATTGTACAAACTGAAAATTCTCGCAAACTGGTTCGGTTGGGTTGGCAATTTTGTGTACAAGATTCTAGGATAACCGTTCAAGCCCTGCAAAATGCTAGATTTATCGCTCATGTAAAACCATTGACTGGTAGTTGA